A single window of Lutzomyia longipalpis isolate SR_M1_2022 chromosome 1, ASM2433408v1 DNA harbors:
- the LOC129786702 gene encoding DNA polymerase delta subunit 2: MTQNSVQNGCNGHEKGPGRLDVEYVNKSQRFILPAKHDYNRQFHNLYVARCEVMLGLLREKVQQKWGTQYPIRKIHDLNDENQEKCVIIGTIFKQQVLKPSVLKELAKVTHIMPQPIAPSFTDDSDVVMLEDELQRVRLFGNIVPHDVVTGIMCAVLGHILEQGRFHVDEILFYECGPQESLKTLDNSPSIVLISGLNMTHADNLAMPLEILQQWLFGNWFGGSGFDPQSVVRVIVAGNSVKTEDNRVESLDMEQQATAEDVNGIRAVDKFLEQLSQSVNVDLMPGEYDPTSSLLPQQPIHMLLLPKCSKLKTCQSVPNPYACEIAGRSILGMSGQNVDDIVRYSQIPDALAALKATFRWGHIVPTCPDTKFAYPMRGNDPFVIEDCPHIYFTGNCPKYQTELLKDAAGRKVRLICVPKFYETKSIVVVNLANLECKLMMFQTE; the protein is encoded by the exons atgacTCAGAATTCCGTTCAAAATGGGTGCAATGGGCACGAAAAGGGCCCAGGGAGATTGGACGTGGAGTACGTGAATAAATCCCAGAGATTCATCCTGCCAGCAAAGCATGATTACAACAGACAATTTCATAACCTCTACGTGGCTCGATGTGAAGTAATGCTGGGACTCCTGCGGGAGAAGGTGCAGCAGAAATGGGGCACACAGTATCcaataaggaaaattcatgaTCTGAATGATGAGAATCAGGAGAAATGCGTGATAATTGGAACCATTTTCAAGCAACAGGTGCTCAAGCCGAGTGTTCTGAAGGAATTGGCAAAGGTGACACACATCATGCCACAGCCGATTGCCCCCAGTTTCACAGATGATTCCGATGTTGTCATGCTGGAGGATGAGCTGCAGAGGGTCCGGCTGTTTGGTAACATTGTCCCGCATGATGTTGTTACGGGAATTATGTGTGCTGTCCTTG GTCATATTCTGGAGCAGGGGAGGTTCCATGTGGATGAGATTCTCTTCTATGAGTGTGGGCCACAGGAATCACTCAAAACACTCGATAATTCCCCGTCAATTGTCCTGATTTCCGGTCTAAACATG acaCATGCAGATAATTTAGCAATGCCCCTGGAGATTCTTCAGCAGTGGCTCTTTGGGAATTGGTTTGGAGGAAGTGGGTTTGATCCTCAGTCAGTTGTACGAGTAATTGTGGCGGGAAATTCGGTGAAAACTGAGGATAATCGAGTGGAGTCGTTGGATATGGAGCAACAGGCAACGGCGGAAGATGTCAATGGCATAAGAGCAGTTGATAAGTTCCTCGAGCAACTCAGCCAATCAGTCAATGTAGACCTAATGCCGGGAGAGTATGATCCAACATCATCCCTCCTGCCACAGCAACCCATTCACATGCTCCTCCTGCCCAAATGCAGCAAACTCAAGACTTGCCAGAGTGTCCCGAATCCGTATGCGTGTGAAATTGCCGGGAGGAGTATTCTCGGGATGTCAGGGCAGAATGTCGATGATATTGTGCGATATTCACAAATTCCCGATGCCCTGGCGGCACTCAAGGCTACCTTCCGTTGGGGGCACATTGTTCCAACGTGTCCGGATACCAAATTCGCCTACCCAATGCGTGGGAATGACCCCTTTGTCATTGAAGACTGCCCACACATCTACTTCACCGGAAATTGCCCAAAATACCAAACGGAACTCCTCAAGGATGCCGCAGGGAGGAAAGTTCGCCTCATCTGTGTGCCAAAATTCTACGAAACCAAATCCATTGTCGTGGTGAATTTGGCGAATCTCGAATGCAAACTAATGATGTTCCAAACTGAATAA
- the LOC129786704 gene encoding store-operated calcium entry regulator STIMATE-like, which translates to MNSSQYSSVFTENTQWSSLHCTKDSLTDVFGWFLQGLLAGIAFLCLIVKRFCEPPYVRRSWETWWYDTSKQGIGALVIHMTNVYLAPLFQGDPCTWYIINFLLDSTIGLFIIYVGIRVCQYLARTRHWDAINFGEYGAQKSWIYQTWIYIGLMAVVKLITTIFIQMDFWDNVKNFVLSPFSDPKIELAVVMLIIPFFVNMLIFWVTDNFLMRHTRKNKKRLQGNGAGDPSILQRVKVKYRSIRKESREKVVESESEALISGDDEPLVDSPTTTTSSLSVPPEQKVSQRQSVVGVA; encoded by the exons atgaattcatCACAATACTCATCGGTCTTCACGGAGAACACACAGTGGTCGAGTCTTCATTGCACCAAGGACTCCCTCACGGATGTCTTTGGGTGGTTTCTGCAGGGTTTGCTGGCGGGGATTGCCTTCCTCTGCCTCATAG TTAAGCGCTTCTGTGAGCCACCCTATGTGCGTCGCTCGTGGGAGACATGGTGGTACGATACATCGAAGCAGGGCATTGGGGCGCTGGTCATTCACATGACAAATGTCTACCTGGCACCACTCTTTCAGGGTGACCCCTGCACCTGGTACATCATCAACTTTCTCCTGGACTCCACAATTGGACTCTTCATCATCTACGTGGGGATCCGGGTGTGCCAATACCTGGCGCGTACACGCCACTGGGATGCCATCAATTTTGGCGAATACGGTGCTCAAAAGTCCTGGATCTACCAAACGTGGATCTACATTGGGCTAATGGCTGTTGTAAAGCTCATCACGACCATCTTCATTCAAATGGACTTTTGGGATAATGTCAAGAACTTTGTTCTCTCTCCCTTCTCTGATCCAAAGATCGAATTGGCTGTCGTCATGTTAATCATCCCCTTCTTTGTCAAT ATGCTGATATTTTGGGTGACAGACAACTTCCTCATGCGACACACACGGAAGAACAAGAAGCGTCTCCAGGGGAATGGCGCTGGGGATCCGAGTATCCTGCAACGGGTAAAGGTAAAGTATCGCTCAATACGCAAGGAGAGTCGCGAGAAGGTGGTTGAATCTGAATCGGAGGCCCTCATTTCGGGTGATGACGAGCCCCTTGTGGATAGCCCAACGACTACCACGAGTAGTCTCAGTGTACCGCCGGAACAGAAGGTCTCGCAGCGTCAAAGCGTTGTCGGAGTTGCATAA
- the LOC129786739 gene encoding 39S ribosomal protein L38, mitochondrial-like, whose product MLPEMRTRRPTSPFSRTHSIMRSKAREDIQVGHNSSQEENPIAASILPGSNGGGDSGFFDFTDEEGKILGIKQEDQHAQADVTEYIRPRRTSKKLQPLNTMYDMTDSSSQSDDTTSGNGDGGFGCDGGSSGGSRRQGSSRRSGNQVVRRRKGVLNAKERNLRRLESNERERKRMHDLNNQFQSLREVIPHVKKERRLSKIETLTLAKNYITALTNPIRQLSSALRSMEKHGVVPDVIPVAPKELLKVSYPSGVLVSEGNELTPTQVKDVPTVTWNGESGTFYTLCMTDPDAPSRKEPTYREWHHWLVGNIPGSDVAKGETLSAYVGSGPPEGTGLHRYVFLLYKQNGQLSFTEPRLTNTSAGNRGCFSIQKFAEKYKLELLAGNFYQAQWDDYVPLLYKQLGA is encoded by the exons aacgAGAAGACCGACGAGTCCCTTTTCCCGCACACATTCCATCATGCGCTCGAAAGCTCGGGAGGACATCCAAGTGGGTCACAATAGTAGTCAGGAAGAAAATCCCATTGCCGCTAGCATCCTACCCGGTAGCAATGGGGGTGGTGATAGTGGCTTTTTTGACTTTACCGATGAGGAGGGGAAAATCTTGGGGATAAAGCAGGAAGATCAACATGCACAGGCTGATGTGACGGAATACATTCGACCACGACGTACATCGAAAAAGCTCCAGCCGCTCAAT ACCATGTACGACATGACTGATTCGAGCTCACAGAGCGACGACACGACAAGTGGCAACGGAGATGGTGGCTTTGGGTGCGATGGCGGGAGTAGCGGTGGGTCGCGAAGGCAAGGAAGTTCCCGCAGAAGTGGCAACCAAGTTGTGCGTCGGCGGAAGGGTGTCCTCAATGCCAAAGAACGGAATTTGAGACGTTTGGAATCGAATGAAAGAGAGAGGAAACGAATGCATGATCTCAACAACCAATTCCAG TCCCTTCGTGAGGTGATTCCGCATGTGAAGAAGGAGAGACGATTGTCAAAGATTGAAACACTCACCCTGGCTAAAAACTACATAACAGCCCTGACGAAT CCCATCCGTCAATTGAGTTCTGCCCTGAGAAGTATGGAGAAGCACGGTGTGGTACCAGATGTCATCCCAGTGGCCCCAAAGGAGCTGCTGAAGGTTTCCTATCCGAGTGGAGTGCTCGTGAGTGAGGGGAATGAGCTCACACCCACTCAGGTGAAGGATGTTCCAACTGTCACCTGGAACGGTGAATCCGGGACTTTCTATACGCTCTGCATGACGGATCCGGATGCCCCATCGCGCAAGGAGCCCACCTACCGTGAATGGCATCACTGGCTCGTCGGGAACATCCCGGGGAGTGATGTTGCCAAGGGGGAGACCCTATCGGCTTATGTGGGAAGTGGACCACCGGAAGGAACGGGACTGCACCGCTATGTCTTTCTGCTTTACAAGCAAAATGGGCAGCTCTCCTTCACGGAGCCCCGTTTAACCAATACAAGTGCCGGCAACAGAGGCTGCTTCTCCATCCAGAAATTCGCCGAGAAGTACAAGCTGGAGCTTCTTGCTGGAAACTTCTATCAGGCTCAGTGGGATGACTACGTGCCTCTGCTCTACAAGCAACTCGGAGCCTAA
- the LOC129786694 gene encoding N(6)-adenine-specific methyltransferase METTL4 isoform X1 — protein MAVVFRCENCLFLSHKELIDSHYRGVYEIKPEFFEINQPYAQRCDSPNQKRKRRKLCKQEENAELEEKLRDFVGKCRETGYFGGNPGMTNEEAVVEAARVHNHSISHPVLQGENKNLQCICTKVDEEEFIIPPNCRFYQNDVRQIEKFLPSGEEFDLIVIDPPWWNKYIRRVKRANRNISYDMLYNDDVAAIPIGGLTSGRCIVAIWCTNNKSHLEDIASKFIPRWGLKYVTQWLWMKVTKAGEPICSFAGEEKKQPYERIIVAVKDTALEERIPKDLILFSVPSSIHSHKPPLLDVFKPYLPEEPKCLEIFARYLHPGFTSIGLEVLKLQHVSLFNKLNI, from the exons ATGGCAGTTGTTTTCCGATGTGAAAATTGCCTTTTCCTGAGTcacaaagaattaattgacTCCCACTATCGTGGTGTGTATGAAATTAAGCCGGAATTCTTTGAGATAAACCAGCCATATGCCCAAAGGTGTGACAGTCCCAATCAAAAGCGGAAACGGAGGAAGTTGTGTAAACAGGAA GAAAATGCCGAATTGGAGGagaaattgagagattttGTAGGGAAATGCAGGGAAACTGGATATTTTGGTGGAAATCCCGGGATGACAAATGAAGAAGCTGTGGTGGAAGCAGCCAGAGTTCACAATCACAGCATTTCGCATCCAGTTTTGcagggagaaaataaaaatctccaatGTATTTGTACAAAAGTAGACGAAGAGGAATTTATTATCCCTCCAAATTGTCGATTTTATCAGAATGATGTGCggcaaattgagaaattcctgCCTTCCGGTGAGGAGTTTGACCTCATTGTGATTGATCCACCGTGGTGGAATAAGTACATTCGACGTGTCAAGAGAGCCAATCGCAATATCAGCTATGACATGCTGTATAATGACGATGTGGCTGCCATTCCCATCGGGGGATTGACCTCAGGCAGGTGCATTGTGGCAATTTGGTGTACAAACAACAAGAGTCACCTGGAGGACATTGCGAGCAAGTTCATTCCCCGCTGGGGCCTCAAATACGTGACTCAGTGGCTATGGATGAAGGTCACGAAGGCTGGAGAGCCAATTTGTAGCTTTGCTGGAGAGGAAAAGAAGCAACCCTATGAGAGAATCATTGTAGCTGTAAAGGATACCGCCCTAGAGGAGAGAATCCCAAAAGATCTGATCCTCTTCAGCGTACCGAGTTCAATACATTCCCACAAACCACCTCTTCTGGATGTCTTCAAACCCTACCTACCTGAGGAACCAAAATGCCTGGAAATCTTTGCACGATACCTTCATCCGGGCTTCACGTCCATCGGCCTTGAGGTACTAAAACTACAGCATGTAAGTTTATTCAATAAACTCAAtatttga
- the LOC129786694 gene encoding N(6)-adenine-specific methyltransferase METTL4 isoform X2, whose translation MAVVFRCENCLFLSHKELIDSHYRGVYEIKPEFFEINQPYAQRCDSPNQKRKRRKLCKQEENAELEEKLRDFVGKCRETGYFGGNPGMTNEEAVVEAARVHNHSISHPVLQGENKNLQCICTKVDEEEFIIPPNCRFYQNDVRQIEKFLPSGEEFDLIVIDPPWWNKYIRRVKRANRNISYDMLYNDDVAAIPIGGLTSGRCIVAIWCTNNKSHLEDIASKFIPRWGLKYVTQWLWMKVTKAGEPICSFAGEEKKQPYERIIVAVKDTALEERIPKDLILFSVPSSIHSHKPPLLDVFKPYLPEEPKCLEIFARYLHPGFTSIGLEVLKLQHK comes from the exons ATGGCAGTTGTTTTCCGATGTGAAAATTGCCTTTTCCTGAGTcacaaagaattaattgacTCCCACTATCGTGGTGTGTATGAAATTAAGCCGGAATTCTTTGAGATAAACCAGCCATATGCCCAAAGGTGTGACAGTCCCAATCAAAAGCGGAAACGGAGGAAGTTGTGTAAACAGGAA GAAAATGCCGAATTGGAGGagaaattgagagattttGTAGGGAAATGCAGGGAAACTGGATATTTTGGTGGAAATCCCGGGATGACAAATGAAGAAGCTGTGGTGGAAGCAGCCAGAGTTCACAATCACAGCATTTCGCATCCAGTTTTGcagggagaaaataaaaatctccaatGTATTTGTACAAAAGTAGACGAAGAGGAATTTATTATCCCTCCAAATTGTCGATTTTATCAGAATGATGTGCggcaaattgagaaattcctgCCTTCCGGTGAGGAGTTTGACCTCATTGTGATTGATCCACCGTGGTGGAATAAGTACATTCGACGTGTCAAGAGAGCCAATCGCAATATCAGCTATGACATGCTGTATAATGACGATGTGGCTGCCATTCCCATCGGGGGATTGACCTCAGGCAGGTGCATTGTGGCAATTTGGTGTACAAACAACAAGAGTCACCTGGAGGACATTGCGAGCAAGTTCATTCCCCGCTGGGGCCTCAAATACGTGACTCAGTGGCTATGGATGAAGGTCACGAAGGCTGGAGAGCCAATTTGTAGCTTTGCTGGAGAGGAAAAGAAGCAACCCTATGAGAGAATCATTGTAGCTGTAAAGGATACCGCCCTAGAGGAGAGAATCCCAAAAGATCTGATCCTCTTCAGCGTACCGAGTTCAATACATTCCCACAAACCACCTCTTCTGGATGTCTTCAAACCCTACCTACCTGAGGAACCAAAATGCCTGGAAATCTTTGCACGATACCTTCATCCGGGCTTCACGTCCATCGGCCTTGAGGTACTAAAACTACAGCAT aaatga
- the LOC129786689 gene encoding UDP-glucose 4-epimerase-like, whose protein sequence is MSNGKTVLVTGGAGYIGSHCVVSLQEAGYQVIALDNFANAVNNFKNESVALQRVAQITGKTVDFHRCDLLDLEALDQIFQKYKIDSVIHFAAMKAVGESMQQPLLYYKNNLIGMIHLLEVMKKHKVFNLVFSSSCTVYGEPKELPITEEKETGRVTNVYGRTKFFIEEMLRDISVAEEEWNIIALRYFNPVGAHKSGLIGEDPTKQFTNLMPYISQVASGKKECLTIFGDDYDTPDGTGIRDYIHVMDLSTGHVKALEKLEKQHLRLRMYNLGTGKGVSVLELLKTFERVNNVKVPYVIEARREGDISSMYADPTLAETELGWKAEYTLEEMCTDFWRWQTMNPNGYKTGVVNGH, encoded by the exons ATGTCTAATGGGAAAACTGTCTTGGTGACTGGTGGAGCCGGTTACATTGGATCCCACTGCGTTGTGAGTCTCCAAGAGGCTGGCTACCAAGTGATCGCACTGGACAACTTTGCCAATGCCGTCAATAATTTCAAGAATGAATCTGTTGCACTGCAGCGTGTGGCACAAATCACAGGGAAGACCGTTGACTTCCACAGATGCGATCTCCTGGATCTCGAAGCACTCGATCAGATCTTCCAGAAG TACAAAATCGATTCGGTCATTCACTTTGCCGCCATGAAGGCCGTTGGGGAGTCAATGCAGCAACCACTTTTGTACTACAAGAACAATCTAATTGGCATGATTCACCTGCTGGAGGTGATGAAGAAGCACAAAGTCTTCAATTTGGTCTTCTCCAGCTCATGCACGGTTTACGGTGAACCGAAGGAGCTCCCGATAACGGAGGAGAAGGAAACTGGGCGGGTGACCAATGTCTACGGGAGGACAAAGTTCTTTATTGAGGAAATGCTGCGAGATATCTCCGTGGCTGAGGAGGAATGGAATATTATTGCTTTGAGGTACTTCAACCCAGTAGGAGCGCATAAATCTGGGCTCATTGGGGAGGATCCCACAAAACAATTCACCAACCTCATGCCCTACATCAGTCAGGTGGCCAGTGGGAAGAAGGAATGTCTGACAATATTTGGGGATGACTACGACACGCCCGATGGAACGGG AATCCGCGACTATATTCACGTAATGGACCTCAGTACAGGACATGTGAAGGCACTTGAGAAGCTCGAGAAGCAACATCTTCGTCTCAGG ATGTACAATTTGGGCACAGGGAAGGGAGTCTCCGTACTGGAATTGCTCAAGACATTCGAGAGAGTGAACAATGTGAAAGTTCCCTACGTGATTGAGGCACGACGGGAGGGAGATATCTCATCAATGTATGCGGATCCCACCTTGGCAGAGACAGAACTTGGGTGGAAGGCAGAGTATACGCTGGAAGAGATGTGCACCGACTTCTGGCGGTGGCAGACAATGAATCCAAATGGCTACAAGACCGGAGTTGTCAATGggcattga
- the LOC129786685 gene encoding actin-related protein 2/3 complex subunit 1A-B has product MTERHTFGGNLNPITCHAWNKDRSQIAISPNNHEVHIYKREGSADWKLLDVLNQHDLRVMGIDWAPNTNRIVTCAVDRNAYVWTQGDDGKWKPALVLLRINRAATCVKWSPLENKFAVGSGARLISVCYFEQENDWWVSKHIKKPIRSTVTSLDWHPNNILLVAGSTDYKVRVFSAYIKDIEDQPSPTPWGTKMPLGQLMAEFKHSERGGGWVHSVSFSADGNRICWTGHDAAIKVADASNGMQITKIRTPYLPFLCCEWISPRSVVVAGHSCMPLIYTLGEGNEIALYAKLDQTQKKEAGGISAMRIFQSLDRNLRTENTDTNLESIHQNAIACLRIFGGNKASVTRISTSGLDGQLVIWDLNTLTRSMQGLQL; this is encoded by the exons ATGACTGAGAGACATACATTTGGTGGGAATCTCAATCCCATCACTTGCCATGCCTGGAACAAAGATCGATCTC aaattgcaatttcccCAAACAACCATGAGGTGCATATCTACAAGAGGGAGGGTTCTGCTGATTGGAAGCTGCTGGATGTGCTGAATCAGCATGATTTGCGCGTGATGGGCATTGATTGGGCTCCCAATACGAATCGCATTGTAACGTGTGCCGTGGACAGGAATGCCTACGTGTGGACTCAGGGAGATGATGGGAAGTGGAAGCCGGCCTTGGTGTTGCTTCGTATCAACCGGGCTGCCACGTGCGTCAAGTGGTCACCGCTGGAGAATAAGTTTGCCGTGGGATCTGGGGCCAGGCTCATCTCTGTGTGCTACTTTGAGCAGGAGAACGATTGGTGGGTGTCGAAGCACATCAAGAAGCCCATCAGGTCTACTGTGACATCACTGGATTGGCATCCCAACAATATCTTACTCGTGGCTGGCTCCACGGACTACAAGGTGCGCGTTTTCTCGGCCTACATCAAGGACATTGAGGATCAGCCCTCTCCCACACCGTGGGGCACCAAAATGCCCCTCGGACAGCTCATGGCGGAGTTTAAGCATTCCGAACGTGGTGGGGGATGGGTGCACAGTGTCAGCTTCTCCGCGGATGGCAATAGAATCTGCTGGACGGGACACGATGCAGCCATAAAGGTTGCTGATGCATCCAATGGGATGCAAATCACCAAGATTCGAACACCCTATCTTCCCTTCCTGTGCTGCGAATGGATCTCCCCACGATCCGTCGTTGTTGCCGGGCATAGCTGCATGCCACTCATCTATACCCTCGGGGAAGGCAATGAGATTGCACTGTATGCCAAATTGGATCAGACGCAGAAGAAGGAAGCCGGAGGGATTTCTGCAATGCGCATCTTCCAGTCACTCGACAGGAATTTGCGCACTGAGAACACGGATACGAACCTCGAGTCAATCCATCAGAATGCAATTGCTTGCCTCAGGATTTTCGGAGGGAATAAGGCGTCTGTGACGCGTATCAGCACTTCCGGACTCGATGGTCAGCTAGTCATTTGGGATTTGAACACTCTAACACGCTCAATGCAGGGACTTCAGCTGTAA